The Kineococcus radiotolerans SRS30216 = ATCC BAA-149 genomic interval CGTGGCCGCCCCGGGGTGGCGCCGGGGATCGGTCGTGGCCGAGACCGTGGCGGAGACCGTGGCCGGGACCGTGACCGGCGGGCCCGGGGCGGTGGAGAGGGACGAGGTGTCGTGCGGCACGATCTGGCCTTTCTCGGGGACGGCGTCGGGTGACCGCGAGGCGTCTCAGCCGGTGATGAGGTCCGGGTTCTCCTGGTAGACCTCCTCCAGCAGCGACAGGTCGAACAGCTCCTCGGCCGTGATCTCGGTCCCCATCAGGGACAGAGCCCGGATGTTCTCCTCGATGAGCTCCCCGGTCATGGTGAAGAGACCGTGGGTGCGGGTGTCCTCGGAGACGACGAGGGTGTTCTGCGCCTCGGCCTCCGCGGTCTGCTCCTCGAGGTCGAGCCCCTGGTCCTTGCCGTAGGTGTCCACCGCGAGCGCGGCGCTGGCGGCCGGGTCGGCGACGGCGTCGTTCCAGCCCCGGACCTCGGCGGCGAGGAAGGCCTTGAGCATGTCGCGGTCGCTCTCGATCAGCGAGCTGAGGACGGTGAAGGTCTCGCTGACCACGGGCAGGCCGTTGTCGGCGAAGCCCAGGGTGACCGGGGTCAGGCCGCGGCCGGCGAGCAGGATCGGCTCGTTGGTGAGGTAGGCCATGAACGCGTCGACCTCGCCGGTCTCGACGACCGAGGGGTCGTACTGCACCGGGACGATCGTGAAGGACGAGGCGTCGATCCCGTTGGCGCGGCAGAACCCGTCGAAGATGGTCTCGTTGCCGCCGGTCTGGATGCCGAGCCGCTTGCCGGCCAGGTCGGCCAGCGTGGCGACCGGCGTCTTCTCCTGCACCGAGACCAGGCAGAACGGGTTCTTCTGGAAGGTGGAGCCGATGATCTTCAGCGGCGCGTCCTCGTTGACGATGGCGGGCGCGGTGAGGGTCGGGGAGGACAGGCCGACGTGGGCCTTCCGGGACAGGACCATGGCCTCGGCCGCGGTGCCCGAGCTGCCGCCGGCGAGCAGGTTGACCTTCGAGAAGCCGGCGTCGCTGAAGTAGCCCCGGCTGTCGGCCATGTACTCGCCGGCGAACTCGATGTTCTTGATCCAGGACAGCTGGATCGAGATCTCGCCGAACCCGTCGGAGGCACCGCTGCTGGAGCTGGTGCTGGAACCGGCGTCGTCGTTCCCGCAGGCGGCGAGGGACGCGGCGCCGAGCAGCCCGAGGCCGCTGCCGCGCAGGAAGGTGCGCCGGTCGGCGGTGAGGCGCGGGCGACGGGTCTCGTTCATGGGCTGCTCCGTGGGTGCGGGTGTCCTGCGGTCCAGGACCGACGGGAACGGGGGGGGCCGGGTCGGGTTCGGCTCTGGTCCCGTACTGAAGCACCCGGGCGATGCCGAGGTGTCACGGACGTGTGAACGCGGGGTTACGCCGGAGGCCGGCGCGTCACACCCGCGTCACACCCGGCCCACGGTTACACGACCGAAACACCGGCGTGCTCTCATGTGAACCGTCCGGTTCAACGAGAGGGGTCAGGCCCGTGCGCACCATGCACCTGGGAGTCTTCGAGGTCGCCGCGCCGCAGGTCGGCGGGACGCTGAGCTGGTCGCACCCCTACAGCGATTCGGTGCACCACCGCGAGATCCAGCACTGGATCGACGTGGCGCAGCTGCTCGAGGCCGCGGGGTTCGACTTCCTGTTCTTCGCCGACGGGTACGGCTACCCCACCGTCGGGGGCGACCTGCCGGCCGCGGCCGCCGCGGGGGGCCTGAACTTCACCGGCCTGGACCCGATGCTCCTCATCCCCACGCTGGCCCACCACACCTCGTCCCTGGGGTTCGTGGTGACCAGTTCGACCGGGATCGACCACCCGGTCGCGATGGCCCGCCGCTTCGCAACGCTGGACCACCTCACGCACGGGCGGGTCGGGTGGAACATCGTCACCGGCGCCTCCCAGGACACCGTTGCCGGGTTGTTCGGCCACTCCGAGATGACCGCCCACGACACCCGCTACGAGATCGCCGAGGAGTACGTCGACCTCGCCCTGCAGCTGTGGGAGGGGTGCTGGGAGGACGACGCCCTGGTGGAGGACAAGGCGGCCGGCGTCTTCGCCGACCGCGACAAGCTGCACCGGGTGGAGCACGTGGGGAAGCACTTCCGCTCCTCCGGGTTCTTCACCGTCGTCCCCTCCCCCCAGCGCACCCCGGTCCTCTTCCAGGCCGGCACCTCCACGCGCGGCCGGGAGTTCGCCGCCGGGCAGGCCGAGTGCGTCTTCCTGCAGGGCACCACGCTGCCGCACGCCGCGGCCAACGTCGCCGACATCCGGGCCCGCGCCGCGGCCGCCGGGCGCGACCCGCGCTCGGTGAAGGTCCTCGTCGGCGCCACCGTCACCGTCGCCGCCACCCACGACGAGGCGCTCGCCCGCCGGCGCGAGTTCGAGGACATGCAGACCGACGAGGTGGCCGCGGTCATCTACGCCGGCAACACCGGCATCGACCTGTCCGCCCTCGACCCGGACCGGCCGCTGAGCCAGATCCACGACGAGGGGGCCGACGGCCGCATCGGGCAGATGGGCCAGAGCAACATCGACCGGTTCAAGCGCCCGGACGGGACCTGGCCGCTGGTGCGCGACGTGCTGGCGGAACTGCGGGGACGCGGCACCCGCGGGTTCACCGTCGTCGGCGACCCGATCGAGGTGGCCGACCGACTGGAGGAGATCATGGACGTCACCGACGTCGACGGTTTCCTGCTCGAGGCGATCTTCTCCCCCTCCGACCACCGGCTGTTCTGCGACCTGGTCGTTCCCGAGCTGCGCCGCCGCGGGCGGCTGATCGCCGAGGAGGACCGCCCGGCGGGGTCCGGTTCGCTGCGCGAGCGCTTCGGGGCCCCCTCGCCGCGGTTGTCCCCCGACCACCCCGGCGCGCGCTACGCGCCCGGCTCCCCCCTCAGAGAACCCGCGGGGGCGTGACCTCCCCGACGCGGGCGCAGAACGCCTCCAGGGCCTGCGCCTGCACCCGCCCCACCGCGGCGGCGTCCCCGGTGATGATGAGCGTCATCTGCAACCCCCGCCACAACGCGGTGAGCTCCACCGCGCGGGCCTCGGCCAGCGCGGGGGTCATCCCCTCGCGCTGGAACCGCGCGACGGCCGGGCCCTGCCAGGACCCGATGTCTCCGAGCAGGTCCGCGTACCCGGCCTGCTGGGAAGCCTGGCCGAAGACCTCGAAGAACAACCGCAGGAACGGCAGGTTGCCCGGGGCGGCGATCTGGTCCCAGACCCGCTGCAGGTCCGCGCGCAGGTCGCCGTCGCCGTTCTCCAGCGCGGCCCAGGCGTTCTCGAACGAGGGGAACGCGTCGCGGCCGACGGCCCGCAGGGCCTCCCCCACCAGCTGTTCCTTGCTGCCGAAGTAGTACAACAGCATGCGGTTGTTGGAACCCACGGCCCGGGCCAGCCCGCGCAGCGTCAGCGACGTGACGCCGTGGGCCAGGACGTGCTCCGCCACCAGCCGCAGCAACCGGTCCCGTTCCACACCCCCAGGGTAGCCACCCACCAGGAGGAACCATGCGCGATCTCGCGGCCCTGCCCAAGGCGCACCTGCACATCCACCTCGAGGGCGCCATGCGCCCCTCGACCCTCGCGGAGTTCGCGGCGGAGGCCGGCGAGACCGCTCCCCCGACCCGGGGGTTCACCTCCTTCCCGCAGTTCGTGGAGATGTACGACGGCGCCGTCGCGTTCATCCGGACGCGGGAGCAGCTGGCCCGGGTCGTCCGCGAGGTCGTCGAGGACGCGGCGCTCTCCGGCGCCGTCTGGATCGAGGCCCAGGCCAACCCGATGTTCTACGTGCCCCGGTTCGGGACTCCCGAGGAGGTCCTGACCTTCATGCTGGAGGTCGGCCGGGCCGAGGCCGCCCGCCTCGGCATCGGTTTCGGGATGATGGCCGTGGCCATCCGCAGCCTGCCGACCGCCGAGGCTGAGGCGCTGGCCGTCCTGGCCGCCGAGTTCGCCGACCGCGGGGTCGTCTCCTTCGGCCTCGCCGCCGACGAGGCGCTGTGGCCGCCGGCCCCCTTCGAGCGGGCGTTCGCCATCGCCCGCGAGGCCGGGCTGACGTCGGCCCCGCACGCCGGGGAACTGCTCGGGCCGGAGAGCATCGTCGGGGCCCTCGACCTGCTCGGGGCCCAGCGCATCCAGCACGGCGTCCGCGCCGTCGAGGACCCCGAACTGGTCCGGCGCCTCGCCGCCGAGGGCATCGTCCTCGACGTCTGCCCGACCTCGAACGTCGAGCTGTGGGTCGTCCCCGAGATCGGCGCGCACCCGCTGCCCGCGTTGCTGGAGGCCGGCGTGCGCTGCTCCATCAACGGGGACGACCCGCTCCTCTTCGGACCCGGGCTGCTGGAGGAGTATGAGACGGCCCGCACCGCGCTGGGGCTCTCCGACGACCAGCTCGCCGGTGTCGCCAAGGCGTCGCTGGAGGGCTCGGCCGCCCCCGCGGAGCTCGTCACCGCCCAGGTCGCCGCCGTCGACGCCTGGCTGGCGGGGTGAGCGCACCCGCCGGTCCCGGCGCGGCCGTCCCGGGCCCGGGAAGCGGAGCGCGGGCACACCGCCCGGCTCCGGTCCGCGGTCCCGGCGGGACCACGGACCGGAGCCGTCAGGCGTTGGCGACCAGGCCGAGCTCGGCGGGGCCGGCCAGCCCGGGGTGGCGGGGCAGGACCCGCACGGTGTAGCCGAACGGGCCGGTCTGACGCAGGGCGAACTCCCCCTCGAACCGGTGCCGGCCCCCGCCGAGCGCCTCGCCGTGGTGCAGGGGGACGGTGCCCGAGGGACGCAGCTCGTCGGACTCGCTGACCCGCCCGTGCACGACCTGCACCTCGACGTCGTCGACGGACAGCTCCCCCAGCGACACGTTGGCGCGCACGTGCACGACGTCGCCGATCTGGGCGGAGTCGCCGACGCCGGCGGACTCCACGTGCTCGACGCGGACCTCGGCCCACCCCGAGCGCACCGCCGCCTTCCAGCGGGCGAGGTCGCGGGCCGCCGCGGCCGAGGAGGCGAGCGCCGCGCGCCCGGCCCGGGCCGCCGGCACGTACAGCTGCTCGACGTAGTCGGTGACCATGCGGCTGGCCAGCACCTTCGGCCCCAGCGAGGCCAGGGTGTGGCGGACCATCTCCAGCCAGCGGGCGGGCAGGCCCCGCTCGTCGCGGTCGTAGAACCGCGCGGCGACGGAGTTCTCCACGAGGTCGTACAGCGCGGCGGCCTCGAGGTCGTCGCGGTGCTCGGGGTCGTCCACGCCGTCGGCGGTGGGGATGGCCCAGCCGTTGCCGCCGTCGTACCACTCGTCCCACCAGCCGTCGAGGATGGAGAGGTTCAGCCCGCCGTTGAGCGCGGCCTTCATCCCGGACGTGCCGCAGGCCTCGAAGGGGCGCAGCGGGTTGTTCAGCCACACGTCGCACCCGGGGTACAGCGTCAGCGCCATGGTGATGTCGTAGTTGGGCAGGAAGACGATGCGGTGGCGCACCGCGGGGTCGTCGGCGAAGCGGACCATCTGCTGGATGAGGCGCTTGCCCGTCTCGTCGGCGGGGTGGGACTTGCCGGCGATGACGAGCTGGACGGGGCGCTGGGGGTGCAGCAGCATCGACCGCAGCCGTTCGGGGTCGCGCAGCATGAGGGTCAGGCGCTTGTAGGTGGGCACCCGGCGGGCGAAGCCGATGGTGAGGACGTCGGGGTCCAGGACGTCCTTGGTCCAGGCCAGCTCCGCCTCCGAGGCCCCGCGCTGCAGCCAGGACAGCTTCAGCCGCCGCCGGGCGTCCTCGACGAGGCGGGCGCGCAGCAGCCGCCGGGTCCGCCAGATCTCCTCGTCGGGCACCTGCCCGACCTTCTCGAAGCCCAGGCCCTCGCGGGGCAGCTCGGGGCCGATGTACTGCTTGCCCATGGTGATGACCTCGGGAGCCACCCAGGTGGGGGCGTGCACGCCGTTGGTGATGGAGGCGATGGGCACCTCGGGGGCGTCGAAGCCGGGCCAGAGGCCGTCGAACATGCCGCGGCTGACGGCGCCGTGCAGCTGCGAGACCCCGTTGGCCCGCTGGGCCAGGCGCAGCCCCATGACGGCCATGTTGAAGACGCCGGGGTCGCCGCCCTCGTAGTCCTCCGCGCCCAGCGCCAGGACCCGGTCCAGGGGGACCCCGGGCAGCGGGTTGCCCGCGCCGAAGTACAGCTCGATCTGGTCGCGGCCGAAGCGGT includes:
- a CDS encoding ABC transporter substrate-binding protein, producing MNETRRPRLTADRRTFLRGSGLGLLGAASLAACGNDDAGSSTSSSSGASDGFGEISIQLSWIKNIEFAGEYMADSRGYFSDAGFSKVNLLAGGSSGTAAEAMVLSRKAHVGLSSPTLTAPAIVNEDAPLKIIGSTFQKNPFCLVSVQEKTPVATLADLAGKRLGIQTGGNETIFDGFCRANGIDASSFTIVPVQYDPSVVETGEVDAFMAYLTNEPILLAGRGLTPVTLGFADNGLPVVSETFTVLSSLIESDRDMLKAFLAAEVRGWNDAVADPAASAALAVDTYGKDQGLDLEEQTAEAEAQNTLVVSEDTRTHGLFTMTGELIEENIRALSLMGTEITAEELFDLSLLEEVYQENPDLITG
- a CDS encoding NtaA/DmoA family FMN-dependent monooxygenase (This protein belongs to a clade of FMN-dependent monooxygenases, within a broader family of flavin-dependent oxidoreductases, the luciferase-like monooxygenase (LMM) family, some of whose members use coenzyme F420 rather than FMN.), translating into MHLGVFEVAAPQVGGTLSWSHPYSDSVHHREIQHWIDVAQLLEAAGFDFLFFADGYGYPTVGGDLPAAAAAGGLNFTGLDPMLLIPTLAHHTSSLGFVVTSSTGIDHPVAMARRFATLDHLTHGRVGWNIVTGASQDTVAGLFGHSEMTAHDTRYEIAEEYVDLALQLWEGCWEDDALVEDKAAGVFADRDKLHRVEHVGKHFRSSGFFTVVPSPQRTPVLFQAGTSTRGREFAAGQAECVFLQGTTLPHAAANVADIRARAAAAGRDPRSVKVLVGATVTVAATHDEALARRREFEDMQTDEVAAVIYAGNTGIDLSALDPDRPLSQIHDEGADGRIGQMGQSNIDRFKRPDGTWPLVRDVLAELRGRGTRGFTVVGDPIEVADRLEEIMDVTDVDGFLLEAIFSPSDHRLFCDLVVPELRRRGRLIAEEDRPAGSGSLRERFGAPSPRLSPDHPGARYAPGSPLREPAGA
- a CDS encoding TetR/AcrR family transcriptional regulator, translated to MERDRLLRLVAEHVLAHGVTSLTLRGLARAVGSNNRMLLYYFGSKEQLVGEALRAVGRDAFPSFENAWAALENGDGDLRADLQRVWDQIAAPGNLPFLRLFFEVFGQASQQAGYADLLGDIGSWQGPAVARFQREGMTPALAEARAVELTALWRGLQMTLIITGDAAAVGRVQAQALEAFCARVGEVTPPRVL
- the add gene encoding adenosine deaminase — its product is MRDLAALPKAHLHIHLEGAMRPSTLAEFAAEAGETAPPTRGFTSFPQFVEMYDGAVAFIRTREQLARVVREVVEDAALSGAVWIEAQANPMFYVPRFGTPEEVLTFMLEVGRAEAARLGIGFGMMAVAIRSLPTAEAEALAVLAAEFADRGVVSFGLAADEALWPPAPFERAFAIAREAGLTSAPHAGELLGPESIVGALDLLGAQRIQHGVRAVEDPELVRRLAAEGIVLDVCPTSNVELWVVPEIGAHPLPALLEAGVRCSINGDDPLLFGPGLLEEYETARTALGLSDDQLAGVAKASLEGSAAPAELVTAQVAAVDAWLAG
- the glgP gene encoding alpha-glucan family phosphorylase, giving the protein MRAIRRFTVRTVLPAPLAPLGELASNLRWSWHKPTRDLFESMDPTAWVAVHREPGALLGALSTERLEVLAADPRFVERVHAAAADLRTYLQRPGWYAGLGDDAPASVAYFSMEFGITGALPQYSGGLGILAGDHLKSASDLAVPIVGVGLFYATGYFKQSLSRDGWQQETYPVLDPDGLPLSLLREADGTAAKVSLDLPGGRRLWAQVWKAQVGRVPLLLLDSDVEENDDAARGVTDRLYGGGGEHRLQQELLCGIGGVRALRTWSRLTGAPEPEVYHTNEGHAGFLSVERIREHVERGLTFDEALEAVRAATVFTTHTPVPAGIDRFGRDQIELYFGAGNPLPGVPLDRVLALGAEDYEGGDPGVFNMAVMGLRLAQRANGVSQLHGAVSRGMFDGLWPGFDAPEVPIASITNGVHAPTWVAPEVITMGKQYIGPELPREGLGFEKVGQVPDEEIWRTRRLLRARLVEDARRRLKLSWLQRGASEAELAWTKDVLDPDVLTIGFARRVPTYKRLTLMLRDPERLRSMLLHPQRPVQLVIAGKSHPADETGKRLIQQMVRFADDPAVRHRIVFLPNYDITMALTLYPGCDVWLNNPLRPFEACGTSGMKAALNGGLNLSILDGWWDEWYDGGNGWAIPTADGVDDPEHRDDLEAAALYDLVENSVAARFYDRDERGLPARWLEMVRHTLASLGPKVLASRMVTDYVEQLYVPAARAGRAALASSAAAARDLARWKAAVRSGWAEVRVEHVESAGVGDSAQIGDVVHVRANVSLGELSVDDVEVQVVHGRVSESDELRPSGTVPLHHGEALGGGRHRFEGEFALRQTGPFGYTVRVLPRHPGLAGPAELGLVANA